One segment of Eriocheir sinensis breed Jianghai 21 chromosome 69, ASM2467909v1, whole genome shotgun sequence DNA contains the following:
- the LOC126988442 gene encoding nonsense-mediated mRNA decay factor SMG8-like: MELAYKISNRQGHFTLPTTWMPQEAAARQRVAVVAVFGRSSLDAGGCKAAALEAMVGQRIFNRDLTHPIHVDQRTLTGVDGYYDVGRRTVYLHLTAAYDTSTLIASLEHMHQLLQEKGFLMAWSSLKLGFAKSLLVLFSVSHILLLCHPTHTFDVTYIHLFRTLDAIRSKAHNHLSELLRTVPGISKDWVAFGRLCAPRVLFLFSARLLPPQIRGSAEDGAAHRVRGGGGRCSAPSSPLRNLELALEDQIYRLLRKSRVITNISANSLFALPNNQAYVYIMEEPQPGTAAPPLIAATLHSLCGTPSAPSTPSAGDSLAADLTHLSLGMAGGRGQSVGGGRQDPTSATTANGLSASILSGVATERKRNLEHSFAIFLQQHIDQALGKGFDDNVGRHSGPLFFMVPRANVWFEAVNKIYNFFVSEPSEKDTKAKQVMSSLQNLVETEVRFSAARCAKILPLALSTYKDGLPPHYTQLHHQEKLVMALTVLSGQARGPMYEEYVSQLEEACERVWRDGRMGCEVLSLSGNTCQHPRHNTASEGDGEGVERGLPVMPHSSGVTYISFCNCGRRQGQREDPFTVHDANHLFYSLLADTCCTRLEAITFPTFKPSVSNARAAKVSGSEDDDSDTTTTITTTTTASTATSDLPRSDIDAPAQQLLPRDPTDSGTPHTPGLSLGGVGGLSGSVCGGATAGRMTGGEHSHGGGSQVVITLTKDDVRMIGKDRGIIRQASTTEYLPGMLTTASPSGLLAQYSSWALTCLGPSSLYSHNAGICDQPGFLPGTNFLLPWDVTVKIEDREKWPAIADTLGKKALLLKNKKNRCGDLHEFSVKIFLGVEYECKGGHRFMLASPDRHLKASPSGLVKDNATKIANADMPLYFPCPCSRSGGGIMNGQLMRLHIVTPKAPVNVTLSPQVQPAPDPCPRFIPQPPTSLPVKLSASAYWVLRLPYAYVGDQGPHYPPDPRQPTPPSYARLHKGCYGISQVTLDR, translated from the exons ACAGGCGTTGATGGATATTATGATGTTGGGCGTCGCACCGTCTACCTGCACCTCACAGCTGCCTACGACACCTCTACCCTCATTGCATCCCTTGAACATATGCATCAGCTCTTGcaggagaag GGGTTCTTGATGGCCTGGTCCAGTCTCAAGTTAGGGTTTGCCAAGAGCCTGCTGGTGCTGTTCTCTGTGTCCCATATCCTGCTGCTCTGccaccccacccacacctttGACGTCACCTACATACATCTCTTCAGGACCCTGGACGCTAtacg GTCCAAGGCACACAACCACCTCTCAGAACTCCTGCGTACCGTCCCAGGCATCAGCAAGGATTGGGTAGCGTTTGGCCGCCTGTGTGCCCCTCgcgtactcttcctcttctccgctCGCCTCCTGCCTCCTCAGATCCGGGGCAGCGCGGAGGACGGGGCAGCTCACAG GGTCCGAGGCGGCGGGGGTCGCTGTTCCGCCCCTTCCAGCCCTCTACGGAACCTGGAACTAGCTCTTGAGGACCAAATATATCGTCTTCTCCGCAAAAGTCGGGTCATCACAAATATTAg TGCCAACTCTCTCTTTGCGCTTCCAAACAACCAAGCATATGTTTACATCATGGAGGAACCGCAGCCTGGCACCGCAGCCCCCCCCCTCATCGCTGCCACCCTGCACTCGCTCTGTGGCACCCCATCGGCCCCCTCCACACCCTCTGCTG GTGATAGCTTGGCGGCCGACCTCACCCACCTCAGCCTGGGTatggcgggggggcgggggcagAGTGTTGGTGGCGGACGGCAGGACCCGACCTCAGCCACCACCGCCAATGGGCTAAGCGCTTCAATTCTCTCCGGCGTGGCAACGGAACGGAAGAGGAAcctgg AGCACAGTTTCGCCATCTTCCTCCAGCAGCACATCGACCAGGCACTGGGGAAGGGATTTGACGACAATGTGGGTAGGCATTCCGGACCCCTCTTCTTCATG GTGCCAAGAGCGAATGTGTGGTTCGAGGCTGTCAACAAAATCTATAATTTCTTCGTGTCGGAACCATCGGAGAAGGACACCAAGGCTAAGCAG GTCATGAGCAGCCTACAGAACCTGGTGGAGACTGAGGTGAGGTTCTCGGCTGCCCGCTGCGCCAAGATTCTGCCCCTCGCTCTCTCCACCTACAAGGATGGCCTGCCTCCCCACTACACCCAGCTACACCACCAGGAGAAG cTGGTCATGGCTCTCACTGTCCTCAGCGGGCAGGCGAGGGGCCCAATGTATGAGGAGTATGTGTCCCAGTTGGAGGAGGCGTGCGAGAGGGTGTGGCGAGATGGGAGGATGGGATGTGAGGTGCTGTCCCTGTCTGGTAACACTTGTCAGCACCCTCGACACAACACGGCCTCGGAGGGTGACGGGGAGGGCGTggagag GGGCCTTCCAGTCATGCCACACAGCTCCGGCGTCACCTACATCAGCTTTTGCAACTGTGGACGCCGGCAGGGACAACGCGAGGACCCCTTCACTGTGCACGACGCCAACCACCTCTTCTACTCCCTCCTGGCCGACACCTGTTGCACGCGTCTTGAGGCCATCACCTTCCCCACCTTTAAGCCCAGTGTGTCCAATGCCAGAG CCGCCAAGGTCTCCGGCTCCGAGGATGACGACAgcgacacaaccaccaccatcaccaccaccaccacagcctccaccgCGACCTCTGACCTCCCCCGCAGTGACATAGACGCCCCAGCCCAGCAGCTCCTACCCCGCGACCCCACTGACTCCGGCACCCCCCACACTCCCGGGCTTAGTCTGGGGGGGGTCGGGGGGCTGAGTGGGAGTGTGTGCGGCGGGGCGACAGCGGGGCGGATGACCGGGGGCGAACATAGCCACGGGGGCGGGTCGCAAGTGGTGATTACGTTGACTAAGGATGATGTGCGGATGATTGgaaagg ACCGAGGGATCATCCGGCAGGCATCCACTACCGAATATCTACCGGGCATGCTGACAACCGCCTCGCCGTCCGGTCTACTGGCCCAATACTCCTCCTGGGCCCTCACCTGTCTCGGACCATCCTCCCTGTACTCCCAtaacgctg GTATATGCGACCAACCCGGCTTCCTCCCCGGGACCAATTTCCTCCTGCCGTGGGATGTGACGGTGAAGATTGAGGACAGGGAGAAGTGGCCGGCTATTGCGGACACCCTCGGCAAGAAGGCTCTGCTcctcaagaacaagaagaacagatgtggag ACCTCCACGAGTTCTCCGTCAAGATCTTCCTGGGCGTGGAATACGAGTGCAAAGGGGGACATCGATTCATGCTGGCTTCCCCTGACCGTCACCTGAAGGCCTCTCCGTCAGGGCTCGTAAAGGATAATGCCACCAAGATCGCCAACGCTGACATGCCCCTGTACTTCCCGTGTCCGTGCAG TCGCAGCGGTGGGGGCATCATGAACGGACAGCTGATGAGGCTCCACATCGTCACCCCGAAGGCTCCCGTTAACGTCACTCTCTCGCCACAAGTTCAACCAGCGCCCGACCCCTGCCCGCGATTCATCCCTCAACCACCTACGTCACTCCCGGTCAAGCTCTCGGCCTCCGCATACTGGGTTCTCCGCCTACCCTATGCCTACGTCGGGGATCAGGGGCCGCACTACCCCCCAGACCCACGCCAGCCCACGCCGCCCTCATATGCAAGGCTTCATAAGGGTTGTTACGGGATATCGCAGGTGACGCTGGATAGGTGA